Proteins encoded within one genomic window of Arachis ipaensis cultivar K30076 chromosome B08, Araip1.1, whole genome shotgun sequence:
- the LOC107612727 gene encoding pleiotropic drug resistance protein 1 has protein sequence MEGTDIYRASNSLRRSSSVWRNSGVEVFSRSSREENDEEALKWAALEKLPTYNRLRKGLLTASQGPASEVDVTDLGYQERQKLLERLVKVAEEDNEKFLRKLKQRIDRVGLEIPTVEVRYEHLNIDAEAFVGSRALPSFINSVFNVVEGFLNIIHVLPSKKKHVTILKNVSGIVKPQRMTLLLGPPGSGKTTLLLALSGKLDKGLQVAGKVTYNGHEMNEFVPQRTAAYISQHDVHIGEMTVRETLAFSARVQGVGSRYDMLSELARREKAANIKPDPDIDVYMKAVSTAGQESSIATDYTLKILGLDICADTMVGDEMLRGISGGQRKRVTTGEMLVGPTNALFMDEISTGLDSSTTFQIVSSLRQYVHIMNGTAVISLLQPAPETYELFDDIILISDGQVVYHGAREYVLDFFESMGFRCPERKGVADFLQEVTSKKDQAQYWSRRDEPYRFVTVTQFAEAFQSFHVGRKLNEEIAVPFDKSKSHPAALTTKKFGLNKKELLKANFAREYLLMKRNSFVYVFKLVQLTIMALIAMTLFFRTKMHHRNQDDAGVYAGALFFTLITIMFNGMAEISMSIAKLPVFYKQRDLLFYPSWAYAIPSWILKIPVTIVEVGVWVFLTYYVIGFDPNVGRLFKQYLLLLFVHQLASGLFRAIAALGRNMIVANTFGSFAILAFLSLGGFLLSRKNIKDWWIWGYWCSPLMYGQTGLMVNEFLGHSWNKSSNPNFGVTFLESRGFFTDSYWYWIGLAACVGYVFLFNGVFAAALNILGPFDKPQPTITEESEDDAQEVELPRIENSRSAEDAVVESSHGKKKGMVLPFEPYAITFDEVVYSVDMPQEMKEQGVQEDKLVLLKGVSGAFRPGVLTALMGVSGAGKTTLMDVLAGRKTGGYIEGSIKVSGYPKKQETFARVSGYCEQNDIHSPHVTVYESLLYSAWLRLSSSVDSKTRKMFIEEVMDLVELTPLRNSLVGLPGVSGLSTEQRKRLTIAVELVANPSIIFMDEPTSGLDARAAAIVMRTVRNTVDTGRTVVCTIHQPSIDIFEAFDELFLMKRGGQEIYVGPLGHHSSHLIKYFESIEGVSKIKDGYNPATWMLEVTTTAQELNLGVDFTDLYKNSDLYRRNKQLIQELGQPAPGSKDLHFPTQFSQSFLVQCQACLWKQRLSYWRNPPYTAVRFFFTTFIALMIGSMFWGLGDKTKKRQDLFNAVGSMYSAVLFLGIQNASSVQPVVAVERTVFYREKAAGMYSALPYAFAQILVEIPYLFTQSVTYGLIIYAMLQFDWTAAKFFWYLYFMFFTLCYFTFYGMMAVAVTPNHHVAAIVAAAFYAIWNLFSGFVVPRPSIPIWWRWYYWACPVAWSLYGLIGSQFGDITTPMDGEGGKNVGQFIHSYFGIKHDFIGYAAVVVAGIAVLFAFIFASAIKAFNFQKR, from the exons ATGGAGGGAACTGATATATACAGAGCGAGTAATAGTTTAAGAAGAAGCTCATCGGTGTGGAGGAACAGCGGAGTTGAAGTGTTCTCTCGGTCGTCTCGTGAAGAGAATGATGAAGAAGCTCTCAAGTGGGCTGCGCTTGAAAAACTTCCAACCTACAACCGCCTCAGGAAAGGTTTGTTAACGGCCTCACAGGGCCCCGCCAGCGAGGTCGACGTCACCGATCTCGGTTACCAAGAGAGGCAGAAGCTTCTAGAGAGGCTGGTCAAGGTTGCCGAAGAGGACAACGAGAAGTTCCTCAGGAAACTCAAGCAGCGTATCGATAGGGTTGGCCTCGAGATTCCCACCGTTGAAGTTCGTTATGAACATCTCAACATCGATGCTGAGGCCTTCGTTGGAAGCAGAGCTTTGCCTTCTTTCATCAACTCTGTTTTCAACGTTgttgag GGATTCTTGAACATTATTCATGTTCTCCCAAGCAAAAAGAAACACGTTACTATTCTCAAGAATGTTAGCGGAATTGTGAAGCCTCAAAGGATGACACTGCTTCTAGGTCCTCCAGGTTCTGGAAAGACCACACTGCTTCTAGCCTTGTCTGGCAAGCTTGATAAGGGTCTTCAGGTAGCTGGGAAAGTGACTTACAATGGACATGAAATGAATGAGTTTGTGCCTCAAAGAACTGCTGCTTACATCAGCCAGCATGATGTTCATATTGGAGAGATGACTGTAAGGGAAACCTTGGCTTTCTCTGCAAGGGTTCAAGGAGTTGGATCTCGTTATG ACATGTTATCTGAGTTGGCTAGAAGAGAGAAAGCAGCAAACATCAAGCCTGACCCTGATATTGATGTTTACATGAAGGCGGTTTCCACTGCAGGCCAGGAATCAAGCATAGCAACTGATTACACACTCAAG ATCTTGGGACTGGATATATGTGCTGATACTATGGTAGGGGATGAAATGCTGCGTGGAATCTCCGGTGGACAAAGGAAGCGTGTTACCACCGGAGAAATGTTAGTTGGACCAACAAATGCTCTGTTCATGGATGAAATATCAACAGGGTTGGACAGTTCCACAACTTTCCAGATTGTGAGCTCTCTGAGGCAATATGTTCACATTATGAATGGAACGGCGGTTATATCTTTGCTGCAGCCAGCACCAGAGACTTATGAACTGTTTGATGACATCATCTTGATCTCCGATGGGCAAGTTGTGTACCATGGAGCCCGCGAATACGTGCTGGACTTCTTTGAGTCCATGGGATTCAGGTGTCCAGAGAGGAAAGGTGTTGCTGACTTCCTTCAAGAAGTGACTTCAAAGAAGGATCAAGCACAGTATTGGTCTCGCAGGGACGAGCCTTATCGATTCGTGACGGTTACTCAGTTTGCTGAAGCCTTTCAGTCATTCCACGTTGGAAGGAAACTTAATGAGGAGATTGCAGTTCCATTTGACAAGTCTAAGAGCCATCCAGCTGCATTAACCACTAAGAAGTTTGGTCTCAACAAGAAGGAACTCTTGAAGGCTAACTTCGCAAGAGAGTATCTTCTTATGAAGAGGAACTCTTTTGTTTATGTCTTCAAGCTTGTTCag CTAACCATCATGGCATTGATAGCAATGACACTGTTTTTTAGAACTAAGATGCATCACCGAAACCAGGATGATGCTGGTGTTTATGCCGGTGCCCTATTTTTCACATTGATCACAATCATGTTCAATGGAATGGCTGAAATTTCCATGTCCATTGCTAAGCTTCCTGTTTTCTACAAGCAAAGGGATCTTCTGTTTTATCCCTCATGGGCATATGCTATTCCTTCATGGATTCTCAAGATTCCTGTCACAATTGTGGAAGTTGGAGTTTGGGTTTTCCTCACCTATTATGTCATTGGATTTGATCCTAATGTCGGCAG GCTTTTCAAGCAGTATCTTTTGCTGTTATTCGTCCACCAATTGGCTTCTGGATTATTCCGTGCTATTGCAGCACTCGGTAGAAACATGATTGTTGCCAACACATTTGGTTCCTTTGCAATTCTTGCGTTTCTTTCATTGGGTGGCTTCCTTCTGTCAAGAA AGAATATAAAGGATTGGTGGATTTGGGGTTACTGGTGTTCACCTTTGATGTATGGACAAACTGGTCTAATGGTCAATGAATTTCTTGGCCACAGTTGGAAC AAAAGCTCCAACCCCAACTTTGGAGTTACTTTTCTCGAGAGTCGTGGATTCTTCACAGACTCATATTGGTATTGGATAGGCCTTGCAGCCTGCGTTGGATATGTGTTCCTTTTCAATGGAGTGTTTGCGGCTGCTCTTAATATCCTTGGCC CATTTGATAAGCCACAGCCTACAATAACTGAAGAATCTGAAGATGATGCACAAGAGGTTGAATTGCCACGCATAG AAAATTCAAGATCAGCAGAAGATGCTGTTGTGGAGTCAAGCCatggaaagaaaaagggaatggtTCTTCCCTTTGAACCATATGCTATCACCTTTGATGAAGTCGTATATTCTGTTGACATGCCACAG GAAATGAAAGAACAAGGTGTACAAGAGGACAAGTTGGTGCTTCTGAAGGGTGTTAGTGGTGCATTCAGGCCTGGTGTTCTCACTGCTCTTATGGGTGTAAGTGGAGCCGGTAAAACTACCTTGATGGATGTTCTTGCTGGTAGAAAAACTGGTGGATATATTGAAGGAAGCATAAAAGTTTCTGGATACCCTAAGAAGCAAGAAACATTTGCTCGAGTCTCGGGTTACTGTGAACAGAATGATATCCATTCACCTCATGTTACAGTCTATGAGTCCTTGCTCTACTCTGCATGGCTCCGTTTATCTTCAAGTGTTGATTCCAAAACTAGAAAG ATGTTCATTGAGGAAGTCATGGATCTTGTGGAGCTAACCCCATTGAGGAACTCACTAGTTGGTTTGCCTGGTGTGAGTGGTCTCTCAACCGAACAGCGCAAGAGGCTAACTATTGCAGTCGAATTGGTGGCTAATCCCTCCATAATTTTCATGGATGAGCCGACTTCTGGGTTAGATGCAAGAGCTGCTGCAATTGTTATGAGAACTGTCAGGAACACAGTGGACACAGGAAGAACTGTTGTGTGCACCATTCATCAACCTAGCATTGACATATTTGAAGCTTTTGATGAG TTATTCCTAATGAAGCGTGGTGGACAAGAAATCTATGTTGGGCCACTTGGTCATCATTCTAGTCATTTGATCAAGTATTTTGAG AGCATTGAAGGAGTGAGTAAAATCAAGGACGGATATAACCCAGCAACTTGGATGTTGGAAGTTACAACAACAGCACAAGAACTCAATTTGGGTGTTGATTTTACAGATTTATACAAAAACTCTGATCTATATAG gagaaacaagcaacttaTACAAGAGCTGGGACAGCCTGCTCCTGGTTCAAAGGATCTTCATTTCCCAACTCAATTCTCTCAGTCATTCTTGGTCCAATGCCAAGCTTGCTTATGGAAACAGCGTTTGTCTTATTGGCGCAATCCACCATATACTGCCGTGAGGTTCTTCTTCACTACTTTCATAGCTTTGATGATTGGATCAATGTTCTGGGGCCTTGGAGACAAAAC CAAGAAACGGCAAGACTTGTTCAACGCAGTTGGTTCAATGTATAGTGCGGTTCTGTTCCTTGGAATACAGAATGCTTCATCGGTGCAGCCAGTGGTAGCAGTTGAAAGAACAGTGTTCTATAGAGAAAAAGCTGCTGGAATGTACTCTGCCTTACCCTATGCATTTGCACAGATACTAGTTGAAATACCTTACCTCTTCACGCAATCCGTGACCTATGGCCTCATAATTTACGCCATGCTCCAATTTGACTGGACAGCTGCGAAGTTCTTCTGGTATCTATACTTCATGTTCTTCACATTGTGCTACTTCACCTTCTATGGAATGATGGCTGTTGCTGTCACACCAAACCACCATGTTGCTGCCATTGTGGCTGCCGCATTCTATGCAATTTGGAACCTCTTTTCAGGATTTGTCGTCCCAAGACCT AGCATACCTATATGGTGGAGGTGGTACTATTGGGCTTGCCCAGTTGCATGGTCCCTTTATGGATTGATTGGATCACAGTTTGGAGATATAACTACTCCTATGGATGGTGAAGGCGGCAAGAATGTTGGGCAGTTCATACACAGTTATTTTGGAATCAAGCATGACTTCATAGGATATGCTGCTGTTGTGGTTGCTGGAATTGCTGTGCTttttgcatttatctttgcttctgcAATCAAGGCCTTTAACTTCCAAAAGAGATAG